In a single window of the Palaemon carinicauda isolate YSFRI2023 chromosome 10, ASM3689809v2, whole genome shotgun sequence genome:
- the LOC137648133 gene encoding uncharacterized protein, with amino-acid sequence MCLGGEALQAVKGSEGNYDEMIQRLDDKFGNPRKIVDLVVGELRSLKKIYDNDTKGFIKMVDQVEQCWLDLKKVNLSDELNSANVVSHIEKVLPSLQKREWVIKADEVSVTSNLFPELLKFLQKERKILEYMNSNVRSSGSDNKATVYHVDSTVENESELIKLVKQIGEEQSIKNKEFESCIVNLTEMVKGIKPKAESKGIGCLLHNSIGHDITECYKFNGCGSKERFEIIKGNGICFRCLRGYHTARSCNVGTLCDVIIEGKGPCNRNHHPLLHSDRVENSIHKAVSEKGFAVLLNISMVNSKNRPVSVLWDPGADISFITNRMAKKLGLSGKHINLSMIKVGNAVEYHSSNEYCVPLIDKSGKVWNVNAVGINEITAKIKEVDLSRVSELFEGISNLELNRPHGEIDMLIGADYCEILPRVVETNKGLQLLENQFGFSIRGRHDKITNQVNTSNHVFVRIHKLSSSVNLNEINIEPTENLKDQLDKFFAIEEMGTRCNPQCIKCMCRGCPGLNYVSLKEEKEMKLIEEGLTYDEKQKCWFVRYPWIRDPNQLKNNIKVANARLRTTENRLRKLGNEYAMKYQKEIEDMVRRGVARKLTNKEIQEYNGPIHYIHHHEVLKPESSSTPVRIVFNSSASYMGQRLNDFWAKGPDILNSLLGVLCRFRQDNIAIVGDIAKMYHTVKLSTLDEHTHRFVWRDLDESRPPDQYVLTTVTFGDRPSGTIAMVALRHTVEKFGKESQDVQDMILNNTYVDDILYSTDTIENAIKLIQDTERVLSQGSFRIKHWIVSGHYENCNIRIIESDSEKILGLKWNPVDDYFSFAVRLNFTPRIRKVRSGPNLDISEFDYKFPEILTRRKILSQIASLYDPLGLVIPVLLKAKILMRSMISKGNSNGGGIKWDDPLDDSMMNEWKAFFKELYGLESLTFRRPLKPSNAIGKPNLVIFSDGSTQAYGACAYVRWQISDSKFESSLIMAKNKIAPVKQMSIPRLELCGALIAARMRELIVKEFSWEFESVYHIVDSTIVRSQIQKESHGFNTFVAVRIAEIQIKTDSREWWWVDSIQNVADMTSKPCSPEKMGENSAWQNGPKFLTLPISKWPIKQDCEIELTDRVGVVMAVAKVSQNHVIHMVDVNRFSDYYKLLRVTCRVMNVFKCRSFKGMLREPTVQGITKAELMWVREMQRDMTDWKVRFRRLGPSIKNGVIVVGQRISKWLKENWNREDYMLLPANHPVTRLYISYVHGVDHAGIETTLAKLQRKFWIPGARKIIKAIKNQCVTCRKLTKKLEDQCMGQMRIERMKPAPPFYYTAIDLFGPLTIRDTVKRRTHGKAFGVIFNCLVTRAVHLDLAEGYSTDDFLTTFQRFIAIRGAPKIIYSDKGTQLISASKKIENIGEKEGVTWIFNMPSDAPWYNGASEALIKSVKRCLCISVGDSVLNFGELQTALFSIANLMNERPIGTKPGFSLELGGYLCPNDLLLGRSTCFCPSGMYDISGDHKRRLKFIQSIIESFWKKWHRDYFPSLLIRQKWHTTRRNIRVGDVVLVQDSNVVRGAWKLAQVIKADPGQDGVVRDVDLRYKIIKHGKGYDGGVDKIMCRSVHRLVVLLPIEEQCIQT; translated from the coding sequence ATGTGTCTAGGTGGAGAAGCACTTCAAGCAGTGAAGGGCTCAGAGGGTAATTATGATGAAATGATTCAACGTTTGGATGATAAATTTGGGAATCCCAGAAAGATTGTAGACTTAGTGGTTGGTGAGCTTAGATCTCTAAAGAAAATTTACGATAATGATACCAAAGGATTTATTAAAATGGTCGATCAGGTTGAGCAATGTTGGCttgatttaaaaaaggtaaatctcTCTGATGAACTTAATAGTGCAAACGTTGTCAGCCATATAGAAAAGGTTTTACCTTCACTTCAAAAGAGAGAATGGGTAATTAAAGCAGATGAGGTATCAGTAACTAGCAATCTGTTTCCAGAGTTGTTGAAGTTCTTAcagaaggagagaaaaattttggaATATATGAATTCCAATGTTAGGAGTAGCGGTAGTGATAATAAGGCAACAGTCTATCATGTTGACAGCACAGTTGAGAATGAATCGGAATTGATAAAATTGGTGAAACAAATTGGGGAAgaacaaagtataaaaaataaggaatttgaatCTTGTATTGTTAACTTGACAGAAATGGTTAAAGGTATTAAACCTAAGGCAGAGAGTAAGGGGATAGGATGCCTGTTACACAATTCAATTGGTCATGATATAACAGAATGTTATAAATTTAATGGTTGTGGTAGCAAAGAAAGATTTGAGATTATAAAGGGTAATGGAATATGTTTTAGGTGTCTAAGGGGATATCATACTGCTCGTAGCTGCAATGTTGGTACATTGTGTGATGTCATCATTGAAGGTAAAGGGCCATGCAATCGTAATCATCATCCACTGTTACATTCCGATAGAGTAGAAAATAGTATTCACAAAGCGGTATCAGAAAAGGGATTTGCAGTGTTATTGAATATCAGTATGGTGAATAGTAAGAACAGGCCTGTTAGTGTATTGTGGGATCCAGGAGcggatatttcatttataacaaataGGATGGCTAAGAAATTGGGTTTAAGTGGAAAGCATATAAATTTATCCATGATCAAGGTGGGCAATGCGGTTGAATATCACTCAAGCAACGAATATTGTGTACCACTAATTGATAAATCTGGTAAGGTTTGGAATGTGAATGCTGTTGGAATTAATGAAATAACAGCCAAAATCAAGGAAGTAGACCTATCCAGGGTATCTGAACTTTTTGAGGGAATATCAAACTTAGAGCTGAATCGCCCACATGGGGAAATTGATATGCTTATTGGTGCTGATTATTGTGAAATATTGCCAAGGGTTGTTGAAACAAATAAGGGTCTCCAGTTGCTAGAAAATCAGTTTGGGTTCAGCATACGTGGTAGACACGATAAAATTACTAATCAAGTTAATACTAGTAATCATGTGTTTGTGAGAATTCATAAACTTTCAAGTTCAGTAAATTTGAATGAAATCAATATTGAGCCAACAGAAAATCTAAAGGATCAGTTAGATAAATTTTTTGCCATAGAAGAAATGGGAACAAGGTGTAATCCACAATGTATCAAATGTATGTGCAGAGGTTGTCCTGGACTCAATtatgtaagtttgaaagaagaaaaggaaatgaaattgattGAGGAAGGATTAACGTATGATGAGAAACAGAAATGCTGGTTTGTAAGGTATCCTTGGATAAGAGATCCAAATcaattgaaaaataacataaaggtAGCAAATGCCAGGTTAAGAACAACAGAGAATAGATTAAGGAAACTTGGGAATGAGTATGcaatgaaatatcagaaagagattgAAGATATGGTTAGAAGGGGAGTAGCTAGGAAATTAACTAATAAGGAGATTCAAGAGTACAACGGCCCAATTCACTATATTCATCACCATGAGGTGTTGAAGCCAGAATCTAGTTCAACCCCAGTGCGCATTGTCTTCAATTCTTCAGCATCTTATATGGGACAGAGGTTAAACGATTTTTGGGCTAAGGGGCCTGATATTTTGAACAGTTTGCTGGGAGTGTTGTGTAGATTTAGGCAAGATAATATAGCCATAGTGGGTGACATAGCAAAGATGTACCATACTGTAAAACTCAGCACACTAGATGAACATACACATAGATTTGTATGGAGGGACTTGGATGAGAGTAGGCCACCTGATCAGTATGTTCTTACCACAGTAACATTTGGAGATAGGCCCAGTGGTACTATAGCTATGGTAGCTTTGAGACATACAGTAGAAAAATTCGGTAAGGAATCCCAGGATGTGCAAGATATGATTCTTAATAatacatatgtagatgatatactgTATTCTACTGATACCATTGAGAATGCAATCAAATTGATACAGGATACTGAAAGGGTATTGTCGCAGGGAAGTTTCAGAATAAAGCACTGGATAGTCAGCGGGCATTATGAAAACTGCAATATAAGAATAATAGAATCTGATAGTGAGAAAATCTTAGGTTTAAAATGGAATCCTGTAGATGACTATTTTTCCTTTGCTGTAAGACTCAACTTTACACCAAGAATAAGAAAGGTTAGGAGTGGTCCAAATTTAGATATAAGTGAATTTGATTATAAATTTCCAGAAATATTAACACGCAGAAAGATATTGAGTCAAATTGCATCGTTGTATGATCCATTAGGGTTGGTTATACCAGTATTACTCAAAGCTAAGATCTTGATGAGATCCATGATTTCCAAAGGAAACTCAAATGGTGGTGGAATCAAGTGGGATGATCCACTTGATGATTCCATGATGAACGAATGGAAAGCGTTTTTCAAAGAATTGTATGGACTGGAGTCATTAACTTTTAGAAGACCCTTAAAGCCATCTAATGCTATTGGTAAGCCGAACCTAGTAATATTTTCTGATGGTAGCACGCAAGCATATGGGGCTTGTGCATATGTGAGGTGGCAAATCAGTGATAGTAAGTTTGAATCAAGTCTGATAATGGCAAAAAATAAGATTGCACCAGTGAAACAAATGTCTATTCCTCGTCTGGAATTATGTGGTGCTCTCATAGCAGCTAGGATGAGAGAACTCATAGTAAAGGAGTTTTCATGGGAGTTTGAGTCGGTTTATCACATAGTTGACTCGACAATTGTAAGATCACAAATTCAAAAGGAGTCCCATGGATTCAACACATTTGTTGCTGTACGCATTGCAGAGATACAAATAAAAACTGATTCAAGGGAATGGTGGTGGGTTGATTCGATTCAAAATGTTGCTGATATGACCTCTAAACCGTGTAGTCCAGAAAAAATGGGTGAAAATTCTGCCTGGCAAAATGGACCAAAATTCCTAACATTACCAATTTCAAAATGGCCTATCAAACAAGATTGTGAAATTGAACTAACTGATAGAGTAGGTGTTGTCATGGCTGTTGCTAAAGTAAGTCAGAACCATGTTATACACATGGTTGATGTTAATAGATTTAGTGATTATTACAAACTACTAAGAGTTACATGCagggtaatgaatgttttcaaatgcAGATCCTTTAAGGGTATGCTGAGGGAACCAACAGTTCAAGGCATTACTAAAGCAGAACTAATGTGGGTTAGAGAGATGCAAAGGGACATGACTGATTGGAAAGTTAGGTTCAGAAGATTAGGACCTTCAATTAAGAATGGAGTCATAGTAGTAGGACAAAGAATTTCTAAGTGGCTAAAGGAAAATTGGAATAGAGAAGACTATATGTTGCTACCAGCAAATCATCCAGTTACTagattgtatatatcatatgtacatgggGTTGACCATGCTGGCATAGAGACTACTCTggcaaagttacaaagaaaattctGGATTCCAGGGGCCAGAAAAATAATAAAGGCAATAAAAAATCAATGTGTGACATGTAGGAAGTTAACAAAGAAGTTAGAAGACCAATGCATGGGTCAAATGAGGATAGAAAGAATGAAACCTGCTCCACCTTTCTATTACACAGCTATAGATTTGTTTGGACCCTTAACAATAAGAGACACGGTTAAAAGGAGAACTCATGGTAAAGCCTTTGGTGTTATATTTAACTGTTTAGTTACTAGAGCTGTTCACTTAGATTTGGCTGAAGGATACAGTACTGATGATTTTCTGACCACATTTCAAAGGTTTATTGCTATTAGAGGAGCTCCTAaaattatatattcagataagggaACTCAGTTGATATCAGCAagcaagaaaatagaaaacattgGAGAAAAGGAAGGGGTAACTTGGATCTTTAATATGCCTAGTGACGCACCTTGGTATAATGGGGCAAGTGAAGCCCTGATCAAATCTGTCAAAAGGTGTCTTTGTATTAGTGTGGGAGATTCTGTATTGAATTTTGGAGAGTTACAAACTGCTTTGTTTAGTATTGCTAATCTGATGAATGAAAGACCAATTGGTACAAAACCTGGATTTAGTTTAGAGTTGGGGGGATACCTCTGTCCCAATGATCTGTTGCTTGGTCGGTCCACTTGCTTTTGTCCAAGTGGGATGTACGATATTAGTGGGGATCACAAAAGGAGATTAAAGTTTATACAAAGTATAATAGAATCCTTCTGGAAAAAGTGGCACCGAGACTATTTTCCTTCATTGTTAATCAGGCAGAAATGGCATACAACAAGGAGGAATATAAGAGTTGGAGATGTGGTACTTGTGCAAGATAGTAATGTTGTAAGGGGGGCATGGAAACTAGCACAGGTGATTAAAGCTGATCCAGGACAAGATGGCGTTGTCCGTGATGTTGATTTAAGGTATAAGATTATAAAGCATGGGAAGGGATATGATGGTGGAGTGGATAAGATTATGTGTAGATCAGTACACAGGTTGGTGGTGTTATTACCAATAGAAGAACAATGTATTCAAACGTAG